TTGGAATGATGGATGCAACAAAGTAGGCGTCCGCAGTTCCAGTTGTTCCGAAATAAGCGGCGATTAATGCCTCGCGCAGGAAGCCAAGTATTTTTCCAACGATGGACAGGACGGTTAAGATGCCGAATGCTTTTATCATCTTATTCATCGATAATCTGCCTTTGATTTAGTGCCAATCCAATCGCCAGATAGAAGTAAAGTGTAAATGTCTTGTCCTCCAGCATGGAATAAAATGCACTCCCAATTAAACCAACAAGCAGAATAAAGAATACGTAGGAGTGCACCGTTTTCCTGGCAAGTTGGTAAATAAACAGGAACATGAGAACAGTTCCAATCACACCAGTTTCCACAAGAATTTGCATGTACTGATTATCGGCATACATACTTGCAGGGATCCCGTAACGTTCGTAAATGGGCGACGTAAATGACACGGTGGCGGCACTGCCATATGTACCAAATCCTGTACCGGCAACGGGATGGTCGATGAAAATTTCCACTCCCTTTTTGACGACAAATACACGCCCGCCACTGGCACTCTGCTGAATACGTTTTTCCGAAAACATATCGACAAACCGCTCGGAATTGTTCATGCCTATTTTTTCTGTAAAGGAATCAACTGGCCAATAAACAAGTGCAATGCTGATAGAGAAAAACAGAGCCGTCTTAATCAGGTAACTCCAGTTCTTTTTCATTAAACAAAGCACAAGTAATGCGACACCAAATGCAATCAATGTACCCCGCGAATAAGTTAAGAGAATCGTTCCCGCAAAAAGCACAAGTCCGATGTTCAGCAGGATGGAATAGGAAGCGGCTATTTTCTTCAAGTAGAATGTCAGGAAAAATACAATCATTAAATAGACGGCAAGGACGTTCGGATTCGCAACCAGTCCATAAATTCGCTCACTGTTAACAGCGGCGAGCTCCCAGTGTTGCCATGTTTCCGGAATAAGGATGGTGCGATGTGAAAGCTTTTCGATTAGGCCATGAATAGAAAGCACACAGCCCATGATAAAGGACGTCCACAACGCATGTTGGATGTCTTTCTTGGATATGGCTGCTTCCCCGACAACATACAGAAGCAAAAATGGGATTAAAAAAGCTCGAATCTGCATCAGTATTGCCACAGGTATTACTCCGGTTAATAGCGCGGAAACAGCACCCACTATTATAAATAAGAAAAAGTAGAGCGTGAATCGGTAATTTGCAAAAATCGATGCCGTTTGCTGAACCAGTGTTTTGGCGAAAAGCACAAGTACCACTATGTCACCGATAAATCTTGTGATTGGAAGTATTTCTACCAAGCAGGGCCGAACGGGAAAATAGATGAGAAGAAAAATAAGAGCATATTTTGTGAAGCGGGACATCCTGAACACCTCCAATCCTCATTATGTACAAATCCAACCCGGATTATAATTAGCACGCAGAGTGGTTATATTAACTAGGGACATTAAATTAGAAAATCTTGGCTTTTCGCCAAGAATTAATAGAGAAAGCCTTTAGATTTTTTTATACTTTATGCCAATAAAAATTTCAATACTTTCTTTAAAGTACAAAGAAAAGCGAGTGAATGATCCCTATGAAAGTACTACATTTAAATGCCGGAAATGAAACCGGAGGCGGTATGCACCATATCTTAAGTCTGCTAAACAAACTTAACCGTAAAGAGTTTGTGCTTGGCGTATTGGAAGAGGGGGAGATGCTGCATCGAGCACGAAACCTTGGTATTGAAACAGTTCACTTTCATAGTCCCAAAAAGTTGAGCATACCATTATTAAAAAATATTGTTTCCTATATTAAAAAAGAACGGATTCAAATTGTTCATACCCATGGACCGAGGGCTAATGTTTACGCTAAGTTTCTGAAAAAAATTGTTTCTTTTCAATGGATTGTTACCGTTCATAGTGATCCCTTTTATGACTTTCGCGGGAAGGGATTATATGGGGAGATTTTATGTCGAGTACATACGAATGCGATAAAATGTGCGGATCGTGTCATTGCAATTTCCACCCCATTTCAACAAATTCTGGAGGAGAAGGGGGTTCACCGTGAAAAAATAAACACCGTATTAAATGGAATTGATTTTAAAAAGGAAATGCTGGAGAACTATGTCCGCTCAGACGTTGGTTACGGGGAAGCAGATTTTCTGTTTTTAATGGTGGCAAGGTTTGAAAAAGTGAAACGACATAATCTGGCATTAATCGCCTTCAGTCAGGTAGTAACAGACCATCCCAATTGCAAACTGCTCCTTGTTGGAGATGGAAGCGAGCGCAAGCAGGCCGAGGCATTAGCGGAGCAACTGGGTATTACTGGGTATGTCCATTTTTTGGGTCATCGCCAGGATGTGGAATGTTTTTACAATCTGGCTGATGTGACTATGCTGACGTCTGCCAGTGAAAGTTTTCCACTTGTTTTACTCGAATCAGCAAGAGCGCGGACGCCAGTCATATCAACGGATGTCGGCGGTGTGAAAGAATTAATTGCCGATCCATCAGTTGGTTTTCTAGTGGAGGATTCCAACATTACAAATGCAATGAAAGATGCTATATTTTTAAAGAAAGAGGGTAAATTACAAGTAATGGGCGAAAATTTGCATATTCATGCATCCACTAAATTTTCATTGGAGATTTTTGCCGAAAACATATATAATGTATATTTAGATATAGATAATGTAAACGGTTAAGCATTTATACATTTTATATGAAGAATGAGGTGCGAAAAATTGATAAAGATTACGTTACTTGCCTCGTTAGCGCTTGCGGTATCATTGATTTTAACACCACTACTTATAAAATTTGCCTTGAAAATAAACGCAACAGATAAACCTAACTATCGAAAAGCACATTCCGTTCCAACACCAACACTGGGCGGAATCGCAATCTTTCTAAGTTTTCTTGTGGGGCTGCTTATTTTGCAGCCGTATAGCGAGTTTCACGGCGCTATTGTCACTGGAGCATTCCTGATCATTATTCTTGGAATTTTCGACGATTTGTACACTCTTTCGGCAAAATTAAAGTTTGCTGTACAAATTGGGGTCGCACTGCTGATTGTATTTTGGGGCGGACTCCAGGTTGAATTTATTAATTTGCCATTTGGCGGGCAAATTGAATTCGGATTCCTCAGTTCAATCGTGACTATTTTCTGGATTGTTGGAATTACCAATGCCATTAATCTGATTGACGGTTTGGACGGTCTTGCGGCAGGGGTATCCTCAATCGCATTATTTACGATCGCTGGAATGGCTGTTTTAATGGGTGATGTGTACGTTACAACGATGGCACTTATTTTATTCTTTAGTACAGTAGGCTTTTTAAAATTTAATTTTTAT
This Virgibacillus phasianinus DNA region includes the following protein-coding sequences:
- a CDS encoding O-antigen ligase family protein; the encoded protein is MSRFTKYALIFLLIYFPVRPCLVEILPITRFIGDIVVLVLFAKTLVQQTASIFANYRFTLYFFLFIIVGAVSALLTGVIPVAILMQIRAFLIPFLLLYVVGEAAISKKDIQHALWTSFIMGCVLSIHGLIEKLSHRTILIPETWQHWELAAVNSERIYGLVANPNVLAVYLMIVFFLTFYLKKIAASYSILLNIGLVLFAGTILLTYSRGTLIAFGVALLVLCLMKKNWSYLIKTALFFSISIALVYWPVDSFTEKIGMNNSERFVDMFSEKRIQQSASGGRVFVVKKGVEIFIDHPVAGTGFGTYGSAATVSFTSPIYERYGIPASMYADNQYMQILVETGVIGTVLMFLFIYQLARKTVHSYVFFILLVGLIGSAFYSMLEDKTFTLYFYLAIGLALNQRQIIDE
- a CDS encoding glycosyltransferase family 4 protein; the encoded protein is MKVLHLNAGNETGGGMHHILSLLNKLNRKEFVLGVLEEGEMLHRARNLGIETVHFHSPKKLSIPLLKNIVSYIKKERIQIVHTHGPRANVYAKFLKKIVSFQWIVTVHSDPFYDFRGKGLYGEILCRVHTNAIKCADRVIAISTPFQQILEEKGVHREKINTVLNGIDFKKEMLENYVRSDVGYGEADFLFLMVARFEKVKRHNLALIAFSQVVTDHPNCKLLLVGDGSERKQAEALAEQLGITGYVHFLGHRQDVECFYNLADVTMLTSASESFPLVLLESARARTPVISTDVGGVKELIADPSVGFLVEDSNITNAMKDAIFLKKEGKLQVMGENLHIHASTKFSLEIFAENIYNVYLDIDNVNG
- a CDS encoding glycosyltransferase family 4 protein — protein: MRCEKLIKITLLASLALAVSLILTPLLIKFALKINATDKPNYRKAHSVPTPTLGGIAIFLSFLVGLLILQPYSEFHGAIVTGAFLIIILGIFDDLYTLSAKLKFAVQIGVALLIVFWGGLQVEFINLPFGGQIEFGFLSSIVTIFWIVGITNAINLIDGLDGLAAGVSSIALFTIAGMAVLMGDVYVTTMALILFFSTVGFLKFNFYPAKIFMGDTGALFLGYMIAVLALLGFKNITIVSFIIPIFILGVPISDTLIAMVRRKVNRQPMYSPDSSHLHHRLMKSGFTHRQTVLFIYSLSAMFSLAAFLFSMTTLWGSIIILAVALLAIEVLIENLGMINNDYKPLTNFVKSLRQKS